The following coding sequences are from one Schizosaccharomyces osmophilus chromosome 1, complete sequence window:
- the myo51 gene encoding myosin type V: MSHVQLSVGSECWVSNDEGCWDPADIIDLKDNGGGKCVATVKKPNGELDATKYQSLQPRNPSVNEAPIDLTTLTYLNEPSVLQALRYRYENQNIYTFSGIVLVSVNPYRLLSGLYNESVIKRYHENQECTKEPHLYSIASACYSALTNDNENQTIIVSGESGAGKTVAARYIMRYLTSVQALDKTSSKRSVENQVLATNPIMEAFGNAKTIRNDNSSRFGKYVTISFNEEAAITGANVSTYLLERSRVTSSPLGERNYHIFYQLLAGCTNEQRERWYLGVPSEFKYLSQGNCINVEGVNDNDEFTTTASALSTVGILENQQEEVYKLLAALLHLGNIAIVTSRSEATIKSDDKYLCYASQLLGVNPSQLAKLLSKKMLKTRSETIVTSASYEHVLSTRDSVAKYLYSTLFSWVVHMINASLDHSKVKRSASKHIGVVDIYGFEHFERNSLEQFCINYANEKLQQEFNKHVFKLEQEEYFREGLDWRLIDYADNQGCISLIEDNLGVLSLLDEECRLPSGTDESFLQKLNNQTPQKHPLFYKKSRFSDGSFTIKHYASDVTYQAHDFLAKNSDSLPVEIINILKSSENQFVAYLLDYGSQSVDAQNSATKKRINNKKPSLTSMFRTSLSHLMHTISATNVHYIRCIKPNEEKTSWSFSAPLVLSQLRACGVFETIRISSLGFPKRFFYDEFTKRFRALVSARDWDQDSKKLSLQIISTVLPTTNSDDYFQFGKSKIFFRSGVIGLYEARRREVCSKSVTLLQSAIRGSNARKKYQKIIEYIIGIQSLSRGKLVRERFERRKKEMAAIMIQNIWRTYSQRKKFIAFKRLITSYQAIGRGYLLRINYDRLLRKYAGSVVVMNWRSYHARTTFRNYKMSIIGFQCIVRSVLTRRYLRQLKDTAGRSTILLEKRKKLRKSVDEGSSMLENATKEVVGLRNKLSEMTKSLKRWKNLFADPELKNGSNSDNHKQVSEHSQISELLHGEIKLRQAALQLSAAASKSDTVFIKSQLARDNLNAYFNVLKKTASMKSDYDTKGLNSRNIFYTREQYLKYHSTLTFLPGHDWKNAEERYNLKGLETSLKSKLLHCKKDIQSTLVSDGFLAVLERYNKKYIENQSVGDSLVFGGIINFLIYSGCIYSLKEELDVFILKLSGCISSIAELSDPCLYDPNTSTKFQVEYSAFWLSNIHEVRSFITYLQSLCEKDLFTRKDETYWNGSFSKLSKIMLEAEGSLFLYLRKSASDFIKDSSEAILCSRLLADLLDTNIEMEKPPKSNMHLLIEKLNYAYDLIYKSSLQEAPLKEITTLILQDIGEKAFSKLINGCTCYTWKDGSQISYNTSLLINWCHQKGLSYSNTSLLPLMQSSLLFSLRKKDEQDFKIILSVCNLLSPYEIICLLDHYRPSTGEEQLPKAFLKAVEQAARIVKPGEIRRRINSVGFIPASSNFLVLLEENRIYDELQLSGMIKEMKQNIA; encoded by the exons ATGAGTCATGTACAGCTATCAGTAGGCTC GGAATGCTGGGTATCAAATGATGAAGGATGCTGGGATCCTGCAGACATAATTGATTTAAAAGATAATGGAGGAGGTAAATGCGTCGCTACTGTCAAGAAGCCCAATGGAGAGTTGGACGCAACCAAATATCAATCTTTACAGCCGAGGAATCCAAGCGTTAATGAAGCACCTATAGACTTAACTACCTTAACGTATTTGAATGAACCGTCGGTCCTTCAAGCATTGAGGTATCGATacgaaaatcaaaatatttataCATTTTCAGGCATAGTCCTTGTGTCTGTGAATCCATACCGACTACTTTCAGGACTCTACAATGAATCCGTTATTAAACGATATCACGAAAATCAGGAGTGTACGAAAGAACCACATCTATATTCCATCGCCAGTGCATGCTATAGTGCTTTAACTAATGACAatgaaaatcaaacaaTTATTGTCTCGGGTGAGTCAGGTGCTGGTAAAACTGTAGCAGCCAGATATATTATGCGATACTTGACTTCTGTACAGGCTTTGGACAAGACCAGTTCGAAACGGTCAGTAGAAAATCAGGTACTTGCTACGAATCCAATTATGGAAGCCTTCGGAAATGCAAAAACCATTCGTAATGATAACTCTTCAAGGTTTGGTAAATACGTGACGATATCATTCAACGAAGAGGCGGCTATAACAGGAGCGAATGTAAGTACATATCTCTTGGAAAGATCTCGTGTTACATCTTCTCCTCTTGGTGAACGGAATTACCATATATTTTACCAATTACTTGCAGGATGTACGAATgaacaaagagaaaggtGGTATTTGGGAGTACCTTCCGagtttaaatatttatcaCAGGGAAACTGCATCAATGTAGAAGGTGTCAATGACAATGACGAGTTCACTACAACAGCGAGTGCCCTTTCCACTGTTGGAATTTTAGAAAATCAGCAAGAGGAGGTTTATAAGTTACTTGCCGCATTACTGCATCTCGGTAATATTGCCATCGTTACCAGTCGTAGCGAAGCTACAATCAAAAGTGATGATAAATATTTATGTTATGCTTCTCAACTTTTAGGAGTTAATCCTTCTCAGTTAGCCAAATTGTTGTCCAAAAAGATGTTAAAGACTCGGTCGGAAACGATAGTAACCTCAGCTTCCTACGAACATGTGCTTAGCACTAGAGATTCGGTAGCTAAATATCTTTATTCGACGTTATTTTCATGGGTTGTACATATGATCAATGCATCATTAGATCACTCAAAGGTGAAAAGATCTGCATCAAAGCATATCGGTGTTGTTGACATCTATGGTTTTGAACATTTTGAGAGGAACTCTTTGGAGCAATTTTGCATCAATTACGCAAACGAAAAGCTTCAGCAGGAATTCAACAAGCATGTTTTCAAACTCGAACAAGAGGAGTATTTTAGGGAAGGTCTTGACTGGAGGCTTATTGATTATGCTGATAACCAAGGCtgtatttctttaattgaGGATAACCTTGGAGTATTATCTTTGCTAGATGAAGAATGCAGACTTCCTTCTGGAACAGATGAATcctttttacaaaaattaaacaatcAAACTCCTCAAAAGCATCCACTTTTCTACAAAAAATCACGCTTCAGTGATGGGTCTTTTACAATCAAGCACTACGCTTCTGATGTTACCTATCAGGCTCATGATTTCTTAGCCAAAAACTCGGATTCCCTACCGGttgaaattataaatatattgAAGTCATCTGAAAACCAGTTTGTAGCCTATCTTTTGGACTATGGGAGTCAATCCGTTGACGCTCAAAATAGTGCTACAAAAAAGAGGattaataataaaaagccATCACTAACATCAATGTTCAGAACATCGCTGTCGCATTTAATGCATACTATCTCAGCTACGAATGTGCATTACATTAGGTGCATAAAGCCAAATGAGGAAAAAACATCTTGGTCTTTTTCCGCACCTCTAGTTTTGAGTCAATTGCGGGCGTGCGGTGTTTTTGAGACAATTCGTATTTCCTCTTTAggatttccaaaaaggTTTTTCTACGATGAATTTACTAAACGATTCCGAGCACTCGTATCTGCTCGAGACTGGGATCAGGATTCtaaaaagctttctttaCAGATTATATCTACTGTACTACCAACTACTAATAGCGatgattattttcaatttggcAAATCAAAAATCTTCTTTCGGTCGGGCGTAATAGGACTATACGAGGCTCGCCGTCGAGAAGTATGCAGCAAATCTGTGACATTATTACAGTCCGCCATTAGAGGATCCAATGCTCGAAAAAAGTACCAGAAGATAATAGAGTATATCATAGGTATTCAATCCCTATCTAGGGGAAAATTGGTGAGAGAACGCttcgaaagaagaaaaaaagaaatggctGCTATTATGATTCAAAATATTTGGAGAACCTATTcccaaaggaaaaaattcATTGCTTTCAAGAGGTTAATCACAAGTTATCAAGCCATTGGACGTGGTTATTTACTCAGGATAAACTATGACAGATTACTTCGTAAATATGCAGGTTCCGTAGTTGTAATGAACTGGAGATCTTATCATGCCAGAACTACGTTCCGAAATTATAAGATGTCAATTATTGGTTTTCAATGTATTGTTCGATCGGTCTTAACTCGCCGTTATTTACGCCAGTTGAAAGACACGGCGGGGAGGTCTACCattttgttggaaaaaaggaaaaagctCAGAAAGTCTGTTGATGAAGGATCTTCGATGTTAGAAAATGCTACCAAGGAAGTGGTTGGTTTACGAAATAAACTCTCTGAGATGACTAAATCACTCAAACGATGGAAAAACCTATTTGCTGATCctgaattaaaaaatggtaGCAATTCTGATAATCATAAGCAGGTGAGTGAGCACTCACAAATCTCAGAACTCTTGCACGGGGAAATAAAGTTACGACAAGCAGCTCTACAACTTTCAGCTGCCGCGTCGAAATCCGACACAGTGTTCATAAAATCTCAACTTGCTCGTGATAATCTTAATGCTTACTTCAATGTCCTTAAGAAAACTGCATCCATGAAGTCCGATTATGATACTAAAGGCCTGAACTCGCGCAACATATTTTATACTCGAGAGCAATATCTCAAATATCATTCCACACTAACGTTCCTTCCTGGTCATGATTGGAAGAATGCCGAAGAAAGATATAACCTAAAAGGGCTTGAGACATCGTTGAAGTCGAAGCTGCTGCATTGTAAAAAAGACATCCAATCAACCTTGGTCTCAGATGGGTTTCTTGCTGTTTTAGAGCGCTATAACAAGAAGTATATCGAAAATCAATCGGTGGGAGATTCGCTAGTGTTTGGGGGAATTATTaactttttaatttacTCTGGTTGTATTTACTCCCTGAAAGAAGAACTTGAtgtctttattttgaagTTGAGTGGTTGCATATCTTCCATTGCTGAATTGTCTGATCCTTGTTTGTACGACCCAAATACGTCTACTAAATTCCAGGTAGAATATTCTGCATTTTGGCTTTCAAACATTCATGAAGTTCGTTCTTTTATCACATATTTGCAATCTCTTTGCGAAAAAGACCTTTTTACTCGAAAAGATGAAACTTACTGGAATGGTTCGTTTTCAAAGCTTTCCAAAATCATGCTAGAAGCCGAAGGATcacttttcctttatttacGAAAATCCGCTAgtgattttataaaagacTCTTCCGAGGCTATATTATGTTCACGACTTCTTGCTGATCTCCTGGATACAAACATTGAAATGGAGAAACCCCCTAAATCAAATATGCATCTACTGATTGAAAAACTTAATTATGCGTATGATCTTATATATAAATCATCTCTACAAGAAGCtcctttaaaagaaataacaaCCTTAATCTTGCAAGATATTGGAGAGAAAGCCTTTTCAAAGTTAATTAACGG ATGCACATGCTACACGTGGAAAGATGGCTCTCAAATATCATACAACACTTCTCTCCTTATAAATTGGTGTCATCAAAAAGGACTGAGTTATAGTAATACTTCACTCCTTCCTTTAATGCAATCTTCTCtgcttttctctttgcGTAAAAAAGACGAACAAGATTTCAAAATTATTCTTTCCGTTTGCAATTTGCTCTCTCCTTACGAGATCATTTGCTTGCTCGATCATTATCGTCCTAGTACGGGGGAAGAGCAATTACCGAAGGCTTTTCTAAAAGCTGTTGAGCAAGCTGCACGCATCGTTAAACCTGGTGaaattagaagaagaatcaattCTGTTGGTTTTATACCGGCTTCCTCTAATTTTTTAGTTTTACTAGAGGAAAATCGAATCTATGATGAACTCCAACTCTCCGGAATGattaaagaaatgaagCAGAACATAGCATGA
- the est1 gene encoding telomerase regulator Est1, producing MITFSDHMRLTRHQKTLVYALDNVLHIYPLNIQYNEICTISRKFEHDLLRTLKESPDTVYRADTVAWAHCHYKVTQHFKKVLKLINKKHVVERKLLKKQLTKFLSSCTVFYEACINEVIIGSSVFQFKPFLQNWLWEHTGVALSCKSQTHLSPASFSKNHTEALECIYQCFIYLGDIARYFSILLNRPAAYERALKYYHLAHQTFPEIGMHCNQMAVIWAVKGYTVISVYWFSIALASEIPPKAALVNLLGQLDKFYKTAYDNGFHSPSETLTLLAVLSDLLLRQSKKLDTFRSSRSTLKRLISQFFNSDISTSKSLNGHELYCLSSIICNLRSRSIFRSNESLHRIFIHYITWLIAQTISCNKNIIEHKTSLSKANIYLPSLKTLLIHILEHLPSCNFIDQRRLKTLSLSLLELQPYFPVSDEPLEKMKLILFEDYNELGLHSSSTTTAKASYGDSNLPPFLDEKIQSKVHPLLEAKIRLQQVLGMLKLLS from the exons ATGATTACCTTTAGCGATCATATGCGTCTAACAAGACATCAGAAGACCCTTGTTTATGCTTTGGATAATGTTCTGCATATATACCCTCTGAATATTCaatataatgaaatttgcactatttcaagaaaattcGAGCATGATTTATTGAGAACGCTCAAAGAAAGTCCTGACACTGTCTACCGCGCAGACACTGTTGCATGGGCTCATTGTCATTATAAAGTAACGCAgcattttaaaaaagttttgaaattg ATCAACAAGAAGCATGTTgttgaaagaaaacttcTTAAGAAGCAACTGACAAAATTTCTAAGTTCTTGTACTGTGTTCTACGAAGCATGTATAAACGAAGTAATTATCGGTTCTTCCGTCTTTCAATTTAAGCcatttttgcaaaattgGCTTTGGGAACACACAGGTGTTGCATTATCTTGCAAGAGTCAAACTCATTTAAGTCCGGCATCGTTTTCTAAAAATCATACAGAGGCTTTGGAATGTATATATCAATGCTTTATTTATCTGGGTGATATTGCCAGGTATTTctccattcttttgaatagGCCTGCTGCTTATGAGAGAGCTCTAAAATATTATCATTTAGCTCATCAGACGTTCCCTGAGATAGGTATGCACTGCAACCAGATGGCAGTCATTTGGGCTGTAAAAGGATACACAGTCATATCCGTTTATTGGttttcaattgctttaGCATCAGAGATACCCCCGAAAGCAGCTTTAGTGAATTTATTAGGGCAGTTGGATAAATTCTATAAAACAGCTTACGACAATGGTTTTCACTCTCCTTCCGAAACATTAACCTTACTCGCTGTCTTGAGTGATCTCTTACTAAGGCAATCTAAAAAACTAGATACCTTCCGCTCCAGCCGATCAACATTGAAAAGGTTaatttctcaatttttCAACTCTGACATTTCCACTTCAAAAAGCTTGAACGGGCATGAGCTATATTGTCTTTCTTCGATTATTTGTAATCTACGAAGTCGGTCTATTTTTCGATCCAATGAGTCTTTACACagaatttttattcattataTCACCTGGCTAATAGCTCAAACTATATCTTGcaacaaaaatatcatcGAACACAAAACCTCATTATCGAAGGcaaatatttatttgccTAGTTTAAAGACCCTGCTTATTCACATTTTAGAGCACTTGCCTTCTTGTAATTTCATAGATCAACGACGGCTTAAAACCCTGTCATTGTCTCTTCTGGAGTTACAACCTTATTTTCCGGTGTCTGATGAACCGttggaaaagatgaaattgattttgtttgaagATTACAATGAATTGGGACTACATTCATCGTCAACAACGACTGCAAAAGCAAGCTATGGAGATAGTAACTTACCTCCATTCTTAGacgaaaaaatacaaagcaAAGTTCATCCACTTTTGGAAGCAAAAATTCGCTTGCAACAGGTTCTAGGAATGCTGAAGCTTCTTTCTTAA
- the rhp23 gene encoding Rad23-like protein Rhp23: MNLTFKNLQQQKFVISDVSSETKISELKERIQNQQNYEVERQKLIYSGRILADEKTVGDYNIKEQDFVVCMVARPKPSSSTSQKSTPTATTTSTPAPPVTTSTPQQTAESPAPAPAPAAQAPAPSSTPAVDTSATPLDSNLLAVGAQRNVAVENMVEMGYERSQVERAMRAAFNNPDRAVEYLLTGIPDNILTSQAQEQAAAAAEQQQQPAADAPTASPGSGNLFEQAAAMSNEEEQPAPNTAGDPLGFLRNIPQFQQLRQIVQQNPQMLETILQQIGQGDPALAQAITQNPEAFLQLLAEGGDGESPFPSGGIQIEVTPEESQAIDRLTQLGFDRNIVIQAYLACDKNEELAANYLFEHGHESDGDA; encoded by the exons atgaatctGACATTCAAGAATTTGCAACAGCAAAAATTTGTAATCTCTGATGTTTCCTCAGAAACAAAG ATTTCAGAGTTGAAAGAACGCATTCAAAATCAGCAAAATTATGAAGttgaaagacaaaaattaatttattcTG GTCGCATCTTGGCCGATGAAAAAACCGTTGGTGATTACAACATAAAGGAGCAAGATTTTGTTGTTTGCATGGTTGCTCGCCCCAAGCCCTCATCATCTACCTCACAAAAGTCGACTCCTACTGCCACTACGACTAGTACCCCTGCTCCTCCGGTTACTACTAGTACTCCTCAACAAACTGCTGAAAGCCCTGCACCTGCACCTGCACCTGCAGCTCAAGCCCCTGCCCCTTCTTCTACCCCGGCCGTTGATACATCTGCTACACCTTTGGACTCCAATCTTTTGGCTGTTGGTGCACAAAGAAATGTTGCTGTCGAGAACATGGTTGAAATGGGATATGAACGTAGTCAAGTTGAGCGTGCCATGCGTGCTGCATTCAACAATCCTGATCGTGCTGTTGAATACTTGTTGACTGGTATTCCAGACAATATCTTAACCAGTCAAGCTCAAGAACAagctgctgctgctgctgagcaacaacaacaacCTGCCGCAGATGCTCCTACTGCTTCTCCTGGATCTggaaatctttttgaacaagCTGCTGCTATGTCCAATGAGGAGGAACAACCTGCTCCTAACACAGCTGGTGATCCTTTGGGCTTCCTTCGAAATATCCCACAATTTCAGCAACTTCGTCAAATTGTCCAACAAAACCCTCAAATGCTCGAAACTATTTTACAACAGATTGGTCAAGGTGACCCCGCCCTTGCTCAGGCTATCACTCAAAACCCCgaagcttttcttcaattgtTAGCTGAAGGCGGTGATGGAGAAtctccttttccttctgGTGGCATTCAAATTGAAGTCACTCCCGAAGAATCGCAGGCCATTGATAGA TTAACTCAACTCGGTTTTGATAGAAATATAGTGATTCAAGCCTACCTCGCTTGCGATAAGAATGAGGAg TTGGCTGCCAATTACCTTTTTGAGCATGGTCACGAATCTGACGGTGATGCATAA